A stretch of Puniceicoccus vermicola DNA encodes these proteins:
- a CDS encoding MFS transporter has translation MSAGRKLSLGRYDFAAYLTFFAYAAGSVVVPVCLIELARELNFDLASGGMTAGGGLHFGRTVTMVVAMLLVGFVAGRWGTRRTLGTSVLLMSVGILLCALSPGYGLLFLAMLFAGLGEGVIEGLATPFVQNLHPREPGRYVNISHAFWSVGILVTVVVAGWMLAAGYSWRVLTAVVSGVGAFAALLILWPTPAGMHSAESAERADVREIWQRIRKIARSRRFWVFYGAMFLAGGGEFCLTFWSASHIQLHFGETAWGGGIGVAIFALAMVIGRLGAGYFVPQAKLRKMILIAAVFGTGVTVFLPWVTELYQFYLLLFLSGLATAPFWPSIQSHAAERLPELDETMLLILLSCAGVPGCGVFTYLMGFWGDLAGSLATAFYLVPLAYFFIFVLIGFLGKTGREVRN, from the coding sequence GTGTCGGCTGGGCGAAAGCTTTCCCTGGGCCGCTATGATTTCGCGGCCTACCTGACGTTTTTTGCTTATGCAGCGGGGTCAGTCGTGGTCCCGGTCTGTCTGATCGAGCTCGCGCGTGAGTTGAACTTTGATCTGGCTTCGGGCGGGATGACGGCGGGGGGAGGACTCCACTTTGGCCGGACGGTCACGATGGTCGTCGCAATGCTCCTCGTCGGTTTTGTGGCCGGGCGCTGGGGAACACGCCGGACCCTCGGAACTTCGGTGCTGTTGATGAGCGTGGGGATTCTGCTTTGCGCTTTGTCGCCTGGATATGGCCTTTTGTTTCTCGCTATGCTTTTCGCTGGTCTCGGGGAAGGGGTCATTGAGGGGCTGGCGACTCCCTTTGTGCAAAACCTACATCCGCGTGAGCCGGGCCGATACGTCAACATTTCCCACGCCTTCTGGTCGGTGGGGATCCTGGTCACGGTGGTCGTGGCAGGTTGGATGCTGGCCGCCGGTTATTCGTGGAGAGTCTTGACCGCAGTGGTTTCCGGGGTCGGGGCATTCGCTGCATTGCTGATCCTATGGCCAACTCCCGCGGGGATGCATTCTGCAGAGAGTGCGGAGCGGGCCGATGTTCGCGAAATCTGGCAGCGGATCCGAAAAATCGCGCGGAGCCGGAGGTTCTGGGTCTTCTACGGGGCGATGTTTTTGGCCGGAGGAGGCGAGTTTTGTCTGACCTTTTGGAGTGCGAGCCACATCCAGCTGCATTTCGGAGAAACGGCTTGGGGCGGAGGAATCGGTGTCGCCATTTTTGCCTTGGCGATGGTTATCGGGAGACTGGGCGCGGGCTACTTTGTCCCCCAGGCAAAACTGAGGAAGATGATCCTGATTGCGGCCGTTTTCGGAACCGGGGTGACCGTCTTTTTGCCTTGGGTCACGGAGCTTTATCAATTCTATCTGCTCCTCTTTCTCTCGGGTCTGGCGACCGCTCCCTTCTGGCCCAGTATCCAGAGTCACGCCGCTGAGCGTTTGCCGGAATTGGATGAGACCATGCTCCTTATTCTGCTATCCTGCGCAGGAGTCCCCGGGTGCGGGGTCTTTACCTATTTGATGGGATTCTGGGGAGACCTTGCGGGGAGTCTGGCCACCGCCTTCTACCTCGTACCGCTGGCGTATTTCTTCATCTTTGTCTTGATCGGTTTTTTGGGAAAAACGGGTCGAGAGGTGAGAAATTAG
- a CDS encoding VOC family protein, whose amino-acid sequence MIKHLAHICIHSESLSETLRFYQEGLGLEKGFEFIRDGELFGFYLKFGGNTFIEVFSGKSGEPGNIGHFALEVSSIDAVLERVKAAGYEVGEKKMGADHSWQAWLTDPSGVQIELHEYTAESLQLNGGTCHVNW is encoded by the coding sequence ATGATCAAACATTTGGCCCATATCTGCATCCATTCGGAAAGCTTGTCTGAGACCTTGCGTTTCTATCAAGAGGGTCTCGGGTTGGAGAAGGGCTTTGAGTTTATCCGCGACGGGGAGCTATTTGGTTTTTATCTCAAATTTGGAGGGAACACCTTCATCGAAGTCTTTTCTGGAAAATCGGGAGAGCCGGGCAATATCGGTCATTTTGCGCTCGAGGTTTCGAGCATCGATGCCGTCCTGGAGCGGGTGAAAGCGGCCGGATACGAAGTGGGAGAGAAGAAGATGGGGGCAGACCATTCTTGGCAGGCTTGGCTTACCGATCCCAGTGGGGTCCAGATTGAGCTGCACGAATACACCGCAGAGAGTCTTCAGCTCAACGGAGGCACCTGCCACGTAAATTGGTGA
- a CDS encoding NAD-dependent malic enzyme — translation MYTEVKDAEGRITAIQTDEPARDILDNPLINKGTAFNAEERKALGLYGHLPTRVESMQSQVQRVYRQFQSKNCPIEKNIFLNTLHDSNTTLFYKFCSQHVDEVLPIVYTPTVGDAVEAYSTDFRRPSGVYLSYNNREYMDEVLSSFTTRQIDFIIVTDGEAVLGIGDWGVGGMDISIGKLMVYIICAGINPARVLPIQLDVGTNNPKLLDDPLYLGSQHKRVDGEEYDAYIEQFVKCVEKNFPNVYLHWEDFGRGHARSILEKYRPQLCTFNDDMQGTGIVATANVIAAIEATKTQFRDHRVVMFGAGTAGCGIMDQILDAFVDSGMSREEALERFYIIDRNGLIVDDMEDLPDFQKKFARNRGELADWEVSDTANITLTEVVANSGATILIGCSTVKGAFTNEILRQMGKNTRFPVIMPLSNPTANSEAEPKDVIEQTEGRAIMAAGSPFDPVEYQGKTYQISQGNNAFIFPGLGLGAIAVKATAVSDGMIRAASQTLSSFSPLHDSPDNPVLPPIHDAPKVSKAVAIAVGQQAVKEGLSSMKAEVDDVEKLVELAQWQPNYIPVRR, via the coding sequence ATGTACACGGAAGTAAAAGACGCCGAAGGCCGCATCACCGCGATTCAAACCGATGAGCCCGCAAGAGACATTCTCGACAACCCCTTGATCAACAAAGGAACGGCATTCAACGCTGAAGAACGCAAGGCGCTAGGCCTCTACGGGCACCTGCCCACTCGGGTCGAAAGCATGCAGTCGCAGGTGCAACGGGTTTATCGCCAATTCCAAAGCAAGAATTGTCCGATCGAGAAAAACATTTTTCTGAATACCCTCCACGACAGCAACACGACGCTTTTCTACAAGTTCTGCAGTCAGCACGTAGATGAAGTTCTCCCCATCGTCTACACGCCGACGGTCGGTGATGCCGTGGAAGCCTATTCCACTGATTTTCGCCGTCCATCCGGAGTCTACCTCTCCTACAACAACCGCGAATACATGGACGAAGTCCTGTCGTCGTTCACCACTCGTCAAATCGATTTCATCATCGTCACCGACGGGGAAGCGGTTCTCGGGATCGGCGACTGGGGGGTCGGCGGAATGGACATCAGCATCGGAAAGCTGATGGTCTACATCATCTGCGCGGGCATCAACCCGGCCCGGGTGTTGCCCATCCAACTGGATGTCGGCACCAACAACCCGAAGCTTCTGGATGATCCACTCTATCTGGGCTCACAACATAAGCGAGTCGACGGCGAAGAATATGACGCTTACATCGAACAATTTGTGAAGTGTGTCGAAAAGAACTTCCCCAACGTTTATCTACACTGGGAAGATTTTGGCCGCGGCCATGCCCGCAGCATTCTCGAAAAATATCGTCCGCAGTTATGCACCTTCAATGACGATATGCAGGGCACGGGCATCGTCGCCACTGCCAACGTCATCGCTGCGATTGAAGCCACCAAAACGCAATTCAGGGATCATCGGGTCGTCATGTTCGGCGCGGGCACCGCGGGCTGTGGCATCATGGACCAAATTCTCGACGCCTTTGTCGACAGCGGCATGAGTCGCGAGGAGGCATTGGAACGATTCTACATCATCGACCGAAATGGTTTGATCGTCGACGACATGGAAGACCTTCCCGACTTCCAGAAAAAATTCGCCCGCAACCGCGGAGAGCTTGCGGACTGGGAAGTCTCGGACACGGCCAACATCACTCTTACCGAGGTCGTCGCAAACTCCGGGGCAACGATCCTCATCGGATGCTCAACGGTCAAAGGAGCCTTCACCAATGAAATCCTTCGACAGATGGGGAAGAACACCCGTTTCCCGGTCATCATGCCACTCTCCAACCCGACTGCAAATTCGGAAGCGGAGCCCAAAGACGTGATTGAACAGACCGAAGGGCGGGCAATCATGGCCGCAGGCAGCCCCTTCGATCCGGTCGAATACCAAGGCAAGACCTACCAGATTTCACAGGGAAACAATGCCTTCATCTTTCCGGGCTTGGGTCTCGGTGCGATTGCCGTCAAAGCCACCGCCGTCAGCGACGGAATGATCCGAGCCGCCTCGCAAACGCTGAGCAGCTTCTCCCCGCTCCACGACTCACCGGACAATCCCGTTCTGCCTCCAATCCACGACGCTCCCAAGGTCAGCAAGGCCGTGGCGATCGCGGTCGGTCAGCAGGCGGTCAAAGAAGGACTCTCCTCGATGAAGGCCGAAGTCGATGACGTTGAAAAACTCGTCGAACTCGCCCAATGGCAACCGAACTACATCCCCGTTCGCCGCTAA